From the Alphaproteobacteria bacterium genome, the window GAGCAGATCTTCCAGTTCAATCGCATCAAAGCCCGTCAGATCTAAATCAAATCCTAACTCGTTCAGCTCGCCAAGCTCAATCGCCAGCAACTCCTCATCCCATTCAGCGTCTTCATGGGTGCGGTTGTCAGCCAGCCTGTACGCCTTTATCTGCGCCTGTGTGAGGCCGGTGGCCACATGCACCGGCACTTTCTTTAACCCCAGCGTCTGCGCCGCCTGCAGGCGCGTGTGGCCTGCAATGATAACCATTTCCTCATCCACCACGATAGGCTGGCGGAATCCGTACTCTTTGATTGAGGCCGCAACCTTGGCTATGGCAGCATCATTTTTGCGGGGATTACGCGCATAGGGAATCACCCGACCAATTTCGGTCAGTTCTACTTTCATAATCTTTCCTGTTTTGCTGTTAAATTCTGTGCATACAGAGCGTTAGCGAAATGGCTCTAGCAGACCCGATTTCGCAGTCGGCCACCCTAAGCCTTTGTTATATAAATGTTTTGTATTCAGAATTGCGAAACGAAATGGCTTTTCTGAATTTGTGGCTAGTAAAACGCCGCGCCCTCGGCGTACCCGCAGGGGGGACGGGTCGGGAGTACCTTTTATAATCCAGGGGATTCGGTGCAGTTTTAGCGGCGTTTAAAGCGGTTGATGTAAAATTTCAGGTTGCGTGCAAACTCAATGGGGAAGCGTTCCTTCACCTTGGCTTGCATGATGGCATCGTTCTCACGCTGTCTGAACAACTGCATAATACCAGGGCCGTACAACAGTTTGAGCGGATGACGCTTCTTGCTCTTCCTCATGTAAACCGTTGTTTTACTTGAGCCACTCTTTCGCGGGGCGATGAAGGCATCGCTCAACGTCCGTGTCTTACCGTACACTTTTGCTTTGACCAGCCCACGCTTTCCACCTAGTTGTTGGGTTGGTTTCTTGCTGCCGACCACAAACTCAATCAATTGCAGCGCACGATCCTTTGCCACCAGCGTTGCCCACAATCTTTTAAAGGTTGCCTTCTGCGTAACGATGCGCCGCTTGACCGCAGCCTGCCTGCTGTTCATTTGCGGTGCAATGTGTTTGGCACTCGCCACCTTTGCACTCTCTGCCACACGGTTGAGGGTACGCACAGTGGCCTGTGGTGCCACCTTGGTTTCAAGCGCGTTTAAGCTCCGCCTCAATTTCTTGAGGTCGTGTTGTATGGTAATATCGAAGGTCATGATTAAAAACGTAATCCTAAGAGGCTTCCTGACTCATCATCATCAGACAGTCGAAGCTTAATATGCTCATCAAAATTGAACCCTTCATGGAAATCCTCATATGGAACCATGTCAGAATTAATGGTCATGATATATTGAAAATCATATTCTTCTGCTTTAGCGGCTGCCTGCTCAATAGCGTGCGCTATCTGCCGTTCATCAACCCCTTCATAGATAATGCTGTCATGTACTAAAAAGTCTATGTTTCTTCCAAGAATTTGCTGCATACAAATCACCATCAGGTCATAGCAGAAGATTTTCATCTTACCTATTCCCCCACCGCGACCACCTGGAATATCAACATTAAATCGATATCCTTTATCCGATATATCAATTACAAATTCTCCAGGAACGCCGTACAATGCTTTAGCAGTGTCGTTAAATAGCCTTATCGCTTGTTCCCAAAGCTCCCTTTTTTCTTCGTAATCAATAGTGGCTTCTTTATCCAGTTCCAGCTTAACGGACTTAATTTCTTTCCGCTTTTTGGTTTTGTCCCGAATATCTTCTATCTTGTTAAGAATTTGCTCAAATTTTTCTTTGATTTTTGTGTGCTCTTCCTGAAGACGAGAATACTCCTCTAACGCACCATGAGTATTTAACACCTCCATACAAGCGGAGCGTTTTTCATTGAAAGTTTTTATTAAAGCCTCTCTACGAGCCATTTCATTTTTTATACGAACAATTTCAGCTTCAAGAAACGCCGCCCGATTTTTAATGATTTGGATATGGAAAGCAGAAGCCTCTTGTAGGGTGCGTTTAACTGAATCTGGAAACACCAAACCAGTTTCTTCATAAATTGCTTCTAATTTCACCTGATCTGGAGGGGTCTCATCCTCTATAGCGCTTTTATAATGATCCAATTTTCTACCGTCAGATACATTCTGATTCGCAAGCTGGTGTAGTTCACCAGTTAATTGATTTGCCTCAACTTGAATGTCTTTGTATCTCTCATGTACCTTGAAATCTGAAAGAATTTTTCGACTCTTCAGCAACTCCTCTTCAAGCTCCACTTTTCTTGCTTCAAGTTCGCCCTGGGTTTCATGAACACCAGCTTTTATAGCATCGTCCAAGGCTTTAAGCACCTTGTCCTGCTTATCAAGCTCACACCATTTGTTGGCATATTTATGATCGAGACCAATAAAAAACGCATTGTAAACATGTGCAGTATTGTCTGCCTGACTCGAGAAAAATTTCAATGGTCTGCTATAGGCATCATTTCCTGATCTCAGAAAATAAGAAAGCAGGCTTCTTACAGAAAGGTTGCTTGTTTGAGGAACGTCAAACAAGGCTAATCCTAGCAATTGCTTCCACTTGTCCAATCCAAGAAAATGGATTTGAATTTCTTCGTCAAATTCAGGTTCAATTGGCCAATTTTTTATATCCCCATTAATTAAGAATTTTGTTGGGTTATCGATTTCACGCGTTACTCGAACACGCCCTCCAAAAAGAGTAATATCTATGGTAAAATTCCACCCGGCAAGTTCTTCAATACATAAGCCACTTCTACTTGCGTTGCTCCCCAAACAAAAGTTGATGATTGCGATAAGCGTAGATTTACCTCTGCTGTTCGTCGTTTTTTTCTCGTCAGATTCCTCTTTTCTTTCTGCGATAACAACGTTTAGCCCTTTATCAAATTTTACACTTTTGAAAGAGGACTGGTTTGAGTAGATACCGTGCATCATTTTTCAGTCCTCCTTATCATGTTATTATCCAACTGAATTGCCCCAACGATATGTAGCATATCTAATGCTAGAACAAATCTTTCGTAGGTTCCAACGGATGCGGCCTCTCTAACAACCTCCCACAACGTAGACACAGAAACAGGTCCTCTAAGTTCCTGCAGAATTATTGCACCTGCACCTATGAGCGCCTGATTTGTCGGTATATGTTTAGTAGGAAGTATCATTGCTCAAACACCTCACATATTTCAAATAGGTGCGCCAAGATAACTAATCCTGCTGCTTGCCGCTTAAAATCACCTGTGTTTCCGCTAGCAAATGACACCATAGATTCAAATAATGCATCTGCGTAAATTCCTTCATTCGTTAAACGGTCATATTCCTTTCTAAACCCAGCTTTGAGTCGATCTGGGTATCCAGCATCAAGCCTAGCTTGAGCTTCTATATACTGGCCAACTTCTCTGCTTCTGCTTAACCCCATAGTTAGAAGGTGATGAGTTGATCCTGTCAGGCTATTCTTTTCCATTTTTTGCGGTGGTGGCGTTAAGGCAAATGA encodes:
- a CDS encoding DUF2326 domain-containing protein; protein product: MMHGIYSNQSSFKSVKFDKGLNVVIAERKEESDEKKTTNSRGKSTLIAIINFCLGSNASRSGLCIEELAGWNFTIDITLFGGRVRVTREIDNPTKFLINGDIKNWPIEPEFDEEIQIHFLGLDKWKQLLGLALFDVPQTSNLSVRSLLSYFLRSGNDAYSRPLKFFSSQADNTAHVYNAFFIGLDHKYANKWCELDKQDKVLKALDDAIKAGVHETQGELEARKVELEEELLKSRKILSDFKVHERYKDIQVEANQLTGELHQLANQNVSDGRKLDHYKSAIEDETPPDQVKLEAIYEETGLVFPDSVKRTLQEASAFHIQIIKNRAAFLEAEIVRIKNEMARREALIKTFNEKRSACMEVLNTHGALEEYSRLQEEHTKIKEKFEQILNKIEDIRDKTKKRKEIKSVKLELDKEATIDYEEKRELWEQAIRLFNDTAKALYGVPGEFVIDISDKGYRFNVDIPGGRGGGIGKMKIFCYDLMVICMQQILGRNIDFLVHDSIIYEGVDERQIAHAIEQAAAKAEEYDFQYIMTINSDMVPYEDFHEGFNFDEHIKLRLSDDDESGSLLGLRF
- a CDS encoding phage tail protein; protein product: MTFDITIQHDLKKLRRSLNALETKVAPQATVRTLNRVAESAKVASAKHIAPQMNSRQAAVKRRIVTQKATFKRLWATLVAKDRALQLIEFVVGSKKPTQQLGGKRGLVKAKVYGKTRTLSDAFIAPRKSGSSKTTVYMRKSKKRHPLKLLYGPGIMQLFRQRENDAIMQAKVKERFPIEFARNLKFYINRFKRR